The Rhodoflexus caldus genome includes a window with the following:
- the mraZ gene encoding division/cell wall cluster transcriptional repressor MraZ, with protein sequence MPAFSGEYECKLDAKGRLVLPAKIKAALPPESAETIVLTRGFEPCIILYSLVHWKELSERVIALNEFVEEYRTFQRNFFRGNTEVELDSAGRFLVPRTMLKYANIEKDAIVVGAGNRVEIWQPDAYEAALVQDSKQFSQMAERVFGREGNL encoded by the coding sequence ATGCCTGCATTTAGTGGCGAATATGAATGTAAGTTAGATGCCAAAGGGCGATTGGTTTTGCCGGCCAAAATCAAGGCGGCACTGCCTCCCGAATCGGCAGAAACCATCGTGCTGACGCGTGGTTTCGAGCCTTGCATCATCTTGTATTCATTGGTTCACTGGAAAGAACTTTCCGAGCGGGTCATTGCCCTCAACGAATTTGTGGAAGAATACCGCACGTTTCAGCGGAACTTCTTTCGGGGCAATACCGAAGTGGAGTTGGATTCGGCAGGGCGTTTTTTGGTGCCGCGTACAATGCTGAAGTATGCCAATATTGAGAAAGACGCTATCGTAGTCGGTGCGGGCAATCGCGTAGAAATTTGGCAACCCGATGCATACGAGGCCGCGCTGGTGCAGGACTCCAAGCAGTTTTCGCAAATGGCAGAGCGTGTTTTTGGTAGGGAGGGCAATTTATGA